CTGCCACCGCTCTCGGTTTCATGGCCCATGACTAGACCAGAGGCAGCAGCGAAGTTGACTCGCAGCTTCTCGCCCATCCCGGCGCCTCATCTCGAGCCGCCCCTGCCCGCCACCCTTCCATCACCCAGGACTCGACCGAGATCCTGATCGTCGGCCTCATCCGTCCGCCGGAGGCCGGCAAGCCCTTCCTCGTGGAAACCCACCTGCGAGCGCAGCGGAATCGCCACCCTCGCAGGTGGTGCACTCTCTTCCTTGAGCCCTGGATTCTCCCCGTCTACCCAGGGTCTTTCCGAGTATCTACGCGGGCACCCGGAAGCTCAGTGCCCCTGATCGTGAGGAATTCGCACCGTGGTCGTCGTTCTGGCGCGGTTTCCCGACGAATCGCCACAGACGATCCCGAGGGTGTAGATCCGGTCACCGGCACTTCCATCGCGTTCGGCCCGGAGCCAGACCGTCGTGGCGCTGGCGATCTGCCAGTCCGGGTTCGTGCTGCCGCCTCCCGTCGAACCCGTCCCCTGGTTCGAGGAGACATCCGCGATGGCACAGGCCGGGCGCGGGTCACAGCCGTCCACCACGGCGGCGGTGACCTTCACGAGGACCATCTTGTGATTCGGCGGCCAGAGCTGCGCCGGGCTCGGGGAGACGGTGCCCATCACCGGGGGCGTCTGATCGAGGACGCGGGCCACTGCGGTGTCGGAGTCGACACCGCCCTGTCCGTCGTTGACGGTCAGCAGGAACTGGTGAACGCCGAGCGGCAGAGAGAACTGCGGCGAGGTGCTGCTCGAGGTGAAGCCGGTGTCGCTCTGCCAGGCGAAGGCCAGCGAGTCCCCGTCAGGATCGGATGACCGGGAGCCGTCGAGAGTCACCTGGCCACGGCAATCCGCGCCTGCCGCCACCGTTCGGTCGTCACCGGCATCGGCAGTGGGCTCGCCGTTGAGCCGCGAGAAGACCGCAAGCGCGTTGTCGTCGTGGCCCGCGACATAGACGTTCCTGCTGTCCGGACTGGTGGTCACGTCGGACCCTCCCGCCAGACCATCGATGCCGTTGACGCCATCCAGGAACGCCTGGCTGAAGGCGAGGCGACCGTCCGCGGAATTGCGAGCGAAGACGACCAGCGAGCCGTGACCTTTGGTGTAGACCCAGCGACCGTCCGGGCTCACCGCCACCGCATTCGTCCGGACCATTCCGTAAGCGCCACCCATCCCGTCTCGCTGCGCCTCGAGGTAAGTCAGCTCACCTGTCGCCGGATTGCGAGCGAAGACCGCCAGCGCATTGTCCTCCGTTCCCGCTCCATAGACGTTCCGGCCGTCCGGGCTGATGGCGAGCTTGTACACTCCGTACAGCCCATCGACTCCTCCGACACCATCCCGGTAGGAAGCCACGAACGACAGCTCGCCTGTTGATTCGTTCCTGGCGAAGGCGGAGATCGAGTTGTCGAGGATCCCGACGCCGTAGACGTTCTTCCCGTCCGAGCTCACCGCGATCGCGGTCCCGCCGAACAGGCCGTCGACGCCCCCAACCCCGTCGCGCAGGGTCTGCCGGTAGTTCAGCTCGCCAGTTGCAGGGTCCCTGTCCCAGACCACGATGCTGTCGGCGTTGCTGGTTGGCGCGTAGACCGAGAGGCCGTCCGGACTGACGAAAGGACCGCGCACGTTCGCCACCGAGGGACTGCCGATGCCACCCGTTTCCACCTCGACCACGGTCAGGGCTCCGGAGAGCGCATCCCTCCTGAAGACCACGATTCGATCGTTGTAGCTCCAGGGACCATAGCCAGCGCCGGAGACGTAGACGTTGCGACCGTCCGGACTCACCGAAACGTCGATGGCACCCATCAGCACGTCGACGCTCGCGACGGTGTCGTCGGCAACACCTGCGAACGTCAGTCTTCCAGTAGCGGCGTCTCGTTGAAAGATCGAGACGATCCCAGTGAAGAGCGGGTAGTCGTGGTCGGTGACGTAGACGTGCCGGCCGTCGGGACTG
This genomic window from Holophagales bacterium contains:
- a CDS encoding beta-propeller fold lactonase family protein translates to MRRSILAVVLTVVGLALSISGGWAADLQFVELHRKGVDGVVGLGGAFSVAVSPDGRHVYVTDHDYPLFTGIVSIFQRDAATGRLTFAGVADDTVASVDVLMGAIDVSVSPDGRNVYVSGAGYGPWSYNDRIVVFRRDALSGALTVVEVETGGIGSPSVANVRGPFVSPDGLSVYAPTSNADSIVVWDRDPATGELNYRQTLRDGVGGVDGLFGGTAIAVSSDGKNVYGVGILDNSISAFARNESTGELSFVASYRDGVGGVDGLYGVYKLAISPDGRNVYGAGTEDNALAVFARNPATGELTYLEAQRDGMGGAYGMVRTNAVAVSPDGRWVYTKGHGSLVVFARNSADGRLAFSQAFLDGVNGIDGLAGGSDVTTSPDSRNVYVAGHDDNALAVFSRLNGEPTADAGDDRTVAAGADCRGQVTLDGSRSSDPDGDSLAFAWQSDTGFTSSSTSPQFSLPLGVHQFLLTVNDGQGGVDSDTAVARVLDQTPPVMGTVSPSPAQLWPPNHKMVLVKVTAAVVDGCDPRPACAIADVSSNQGTGSTGGGSTNPDWQIASATTVWLRAERDGSAGDRIYTLGIVCGDSSGNRARTTTTVRIPHDQGH